One stretch of Clavibacter michiganensis DNA includes these proteins:
- a CDS encoding MarR family winged helix-turn-helix transcriptional regulator, which translates to MSQGADGIDLPTSLGYLLKEAASALRAAMEEALRPLGMTITHYSCLELLAQRPGSSNSDLARGAFVTRQSMNVLLQTLERDGIVTRPAQEAVGRVQPTRLTAAGRRQLAKASAAVRAVELRMLGDLSEADRDAATRILRGMVRSLRDGGA; encoded by the coding sequence ATGAGTCAAGGCGCCGACGGCATCGACCTCCCGACCTCGCTCGGCTACCTGTTGAAGGAGGCCGCGAGCGCCCTGCGCGCCGCCATGGAGGAGGCGCTGCGGCCCCTCGGCATGACGATCACCCACTACTCGTGCCTGGAGCTCCTCGCCCAGCGGCCCGGTTCCTCGAACTCCGACCTCGCCCGCGGCGCCTTCGTGACGCGGCAGTCCATGAACGTGCTGCTGCAAACCCTCGAGCGCGACGGCATCGTCACCCGTCCGGCGCAGGAGGCGGTCGGCCGCGTGCAGCCGACGCGCCTCACCGCGGCGGGCCGCCGGCAGCTGGCGAAGGCGAGCGCGGCCGTGCGCGCGGTGGAGCTGAGGATGCTCGGCGACCTCAGCGAGGCCGACCGCGACGCGGCGACGCGGATCCTCCGCGGCATGGTGCGGTCGCTACGCGATGGTGGGGCATGA